A single region of the Ziziphus jujuba cultivar Dongzao chromosome 10, ASM3175591v1 genome encodes:
- the LOC112490635 gene encoding uncharacterized protein LOC112490635: MGEKKLLGPEIVQAIADKANIIRAKLKAAQDRQKSFMNVRSKDLEFEVGDRVLLKLSPWKGVVRFGKRGKLSPRYIEPYEIIKRIGSVAYRINLPEELSGIHDVFYVSMLRKYISDPSHVLETPEIELRDNLSYNEQPVQILGREEKRLCNKTIPLVKVLWRNHLIEEAT, encoded by the coding sequence ATGGGTGAAAAGAAACTTCTAGGCCCTGAGATTGTACAGGCTATAGCAGACAAGGCCAATATTATACGAGCCAAGTTAAAAGCAGCACAAGATAGGCAAAAGAGTTTTATGAATGTACGTAGTAAAGATCTCGAGTTCGAGGTTGGCGATCGAGTACTCTTAAAGCTCTCTCCTTGGAAAggtgtagtacgttttggaaaaCGAGGGAAGTTAAGTCCTCGCTACATTGAACCATATGAGATCATAAAGAGGATAGGTTCAGTGGCATACCGGATCAACTTGCCAGAGGAGCTTTCTGGAATTCATGATGTTTTTTACGTCTCCATGCTTCGCAAGTATATCTCAGACCCATCACATGTGTTGGAGACACCAGAGATTGAATTGAGGGATAACTTGTCTTATAACGAGCAGCCAGTGCAGATTTTAGGAAGGGAAGAGAAAAGGCTGTGCAACAAGACTATACCTTTGGTGAAGGTTCTTTGGAGGAATCACCTTATTGAGGAGGCGACATAG